The Nocardia sp. NBC_01329 sequence ACAGCCGGTTGACCTTGACCCCGCAGGCCACCCCGGTCGCGGGCGCACCGTCCCAGGCGCAGTTCATCGGCTCCCAGCAGTGGTTCATGAGTGAACTGCAGGCGGCCTCGCTGGGCGCTGCCGTGGGTGCCGCCATCGGCGCGGGTATCGGGTTCCTGTTCCTGGGTGTCGGCCTCATCCCGGGTGCCATCATCGGTGCGGGTATCGGCCTCGCCGTCGCCGGCGGCCCACCGCTGCTGGATTCGGCCATCGCCTACTTCAGCGGCCAGCCCTGAGAATTCTGCTGCTGGGCGGGACCGGGGAGGCCCGGGAACTCGCCCGACTGCTCACCGGCGAGCGAGAACACGAGATCGTGTCCTCGCTCGCCGGTCGCGTATCCGACCCGGTCCGGCCTGTCGGCGAGGTGCGGATCGGCGGGTTCGGCGGGGTCGAGGGCTTACGGAAATGGCTGGAGGACAATCGGACAGAGCTCGTCGTCGACGCCACCCACCCGTTCGCGGCCACGATGACCGCGCATGCCGCCCAGGCCACCGCGCAACTTGGTGTCCCCATGATCCGGTTGAACCGGCCGGGCTGGACCGCCGAGCCCGGTGACCGCTGGTACCGGGTCCCCGACCTCGCCGCCGCCGCGAGCACGTCCACCGAACTGGGGGACCGGATCCTGCTGACCATCGGCCGGCAGGGGATCGCGGCCTTCGCCGGCTACCCCCGGCCCTGGTATCTGATCCGTACCATCGACCCGCCCGAAGGCCCGCTTCCGCCGCGGCACGAGATCCTTTCGGCGCGTGGACCGTTCACCGTCGACGAGGAGTCCGGCCTGCTGGCTCGGCACCGTATCGGTGTGGTGGTCACCAAAGACAGCGGCGGTACGGCCACAACCGCGAAACTCACTGCGGCGCGTACCGCAGGGATCCCGGTGGTAGTTGTGGACCGGCCGCCCCTCCCGTCCGGGGTCACCGTGGCGGGCACGGTCGAGGAAGTGCGAGAAGCGTTGTCCGCGTGCACCACCGAGAATCCGGCAGGCGGCAGCGCCGAAGATCGATGATCGGTGGCGCCACCGGTTTCCGGGTTGTGCACGGCAGGGTTCACGAGCCGAGTATCTCGGGTAGTCGATCGAACCAGTCCAGGACCGCGCGTTCGTATCCGATACCGAATTCGAGTGTCGCCCGGGAATGCGAGGGCAGATCCGGGACTGTTGCCTCGGCGCGATAGCGGTCCAGCCGTTCCTGATGGATCTTGCGGGCACTATCGATGATCGAGGTCAGATGCGCGCCCTCCAGATGACCACCGAAATGCAGGGTCAGCAACAGCGGGAAGCGGATGGTCTCAGGATTCGGATCGCGGGCGATCCATTCGGCGAACTCGGCGCGCCCCGCGTCGGTGATCCGGTACGGAGTGCGTTCCCGCGCACCGGTTTCGCCCTTGACCACCAGACCCGCCGTGTCCATGGCGGCGAGTTCCCGGTAGACCTGACTCTGCGTGATGGTCCAGAAATCACCGATGGTGTCCTGGGCCGTTGTCACCAGATCCCAGCCCGACATCGGTCCCTCGTGTAGAAACCCCAGAAGTGAGGCGGCCGTGGAGTTCAGCGGCCGCTTCTGTTTGCCGTTCACCACGTTGTCCTTCCACCGACTCTATTCCATAGTGGAATGCTATCGGATGAGGCGGACTCAGGTGAGATAGCGGCGCGCGGTGTAGACCCTGGTCTCGCCGTCGGTGTCGACCACCGCGGTGGTGGAGGCCCCGACGATCAGCAGGGTCCGCATATCGACCTCGGCCGGTTCCAGTTCGCCCAAGGTCATCACCCGCACCGATTCCTGCGGCCCGCCCACATCACGACCGAGCACGACCGGGGTTTCCGGCGCGCGGTGTTCGAGCAGGATGTCCTTCATCGCACCGACCTGCCAGGTGCGCTTGCTCGAGGCGGGGTTGTACACCGCGATCGCCATATCCGCGGCGGCGACGGCCGCGAGCCGCGCGGCCACCACATCCCACGGCTTGAGCCGATCGGAGAGGGAGATGGTGGCGTAGTCGTGGCCGAGCGGGGCGCCGACCCGGCTGGCCACCGCGTTCGCCGCCGTCATCCCGGGCAGTACCCGTACCGGCACTCCCGCCCATTGCGGGTCCGCGGATTCCTCCAGGACCGCCGCCGCCATGGCGAACACCCCCGGATCCCCGGAGGAGACCACCGCGACCCGGCCGCCGCGTCGGGCCAGGTCCAGCGCCATGGCGGCACGTTCGGACTCGACCCGGTTGTCGCTGCTGTGCCGCCGCTGACCCGGGCGGACCGGGACACGGTCGATATAGGTCGCGTAGCCGACCAGGTCGGTGGCGGCGGCGAGCGCGGCGGTCACCTCCGGAGTTGTCCAGCGGGTATCGCCCGGGCCCAGACCGACGACCACCACCTCACCCACCCCGGACGCGTCGCTGCCCGAGATGGCCTCGGATATCCGGGTCCGGCCGGCGCGCTCGACCGGTTCGGCACCGGTCGCGGCAGGTCCGGCCGGGATCGGTGTGGTCGGTTCGGGACCCGGGACGATGGTGATCGCGAAGTACGGGACCTGGGAGTCGTCCACGTCTCCGGCGGCGAGAACCCGCTCGCGTCCGGTGCTGGCCCGCTCCACGTAGTAGGCGCGATCGAGGCGGCCGGAATCGGCGAGGGCCTTCCGGACGGCCGGGTAGGTTCGGCCGAGTTTCATGATCGCGGCCGCCTCGCTGTCGGCGAGCCTGCGGGTGAGTTCGTCGGCGGGCAGCGTCGCGGGCAGCACCGTCAATACCTGCTCGCCCTCCACCAGCGGAGTTCCCAGCGCAGCCGAGGCCGCGCTCACCGAGGTGATACCAGGGATGATCTCGGTCTCGAACCGGTCGGCCAGCCGCCGGTGCATATGCATATAGGAGCTGTAGAACAGCGGGTCACCGGCAGCCAGCAGCGCCACCGACCGGCCCGCCGCCAGATGGGCGGCCAGCCGTTCGGCGGCCGCGGTGTAGAACTCGTCGATCGCGCCCTGATAACCGCCGGGATGGTCGGTGGTCTCGGTGGTGACCGGATAGATCAGATGTTCCTCGAGCTGGCCCGGCCGCAAATACGGCTCGGCGATACCGTGCGAGATACTGCGACCGTGCCGCGCGCTGTGGAAGGCGATCACATCGGCGTCGGTGATCACCCGCGCCGCCTTCACCGTCACGAGCTCCGGATCGCCGGGCCCGAGCCCGACCCCCCACAGTTTTCCCGCACGCACTGTCATTCCGCTTCGCTCGCAATCGCATTCAATGCCGATGCGGTGATCGCGCTCCCGCCACGCCGCCCGCGCACCGTCAGGTATTCGACTCCGCGGCTCGCGGCGAGCGCCTCTTTCGATTCGGCCGCGCCGACGAAGCCCACCGGTATCCCGAGCACCGCGGCGGGTTTCGGTGCTCCGGCGGCGATCATGTCCAGCAGATGGAACAGGGCCGTCGGCGCGTTGCCGATGGCCACCACCGCACCGTCGAGCCGCTCCCGCCACAGTTCCAGCGCCGCCGCCGACCGCGTTGTACCGAGTTCGGCCGCCAATTCCGGTACGCGGGGGTCCCGCAGCAGGCAGAGCACCTCGTTGTCCGCGGGCAGCCGGGCCCGGGTGACCCCGGAGGCGACCATGTTCGCATCGCACAGGATCGGCGCGCCCGCGCGCAGTGCCGCCCGGGCCGCCGCGACCACGCCCGGGGTGAACAGCACATCGCCGGCCAGGTCGACCTGGCCGCAGCCGTGGATCATCCGCACGACCACCTGCGCGATATCGGCCGGAAAGCGAGCCAGTTCGGCCTCGTCTCGGATGATCGAGAACGACCGGCGGTAGATCTCGGCCGCGTCGGTGACGTAGCTGGTGCGCGTGTCGGGCATGCGGACACCATATGCCGGGCATCACGCGCCGGACCGGTGCGGGTGGGCGGTGGCACCAGCGGGTCGGGCCGGGCACGCAGCCGAGAGCAGCCGACACGAGAACTCGCAGCGAATGCATCGGGGCGCCGGTCCGGCCGCGGATCACCACCCGAGCGGATCAGGTCTGCGTAACCCCGTCGGCGTTGCCCCGCGGCCGCGGTCAGTGCGGGTGTAGTGCCACCTCCGCCTCGGCGAGGCAGTACTCCCACAGCGACAGCAGTTCGCTTTCCGGATAGCGGGTATTTCGAAGATAGTGTTCGTCGCGGATCCGCCGGTCGTGCCAGAAGTGTCCGGAGAGCGGCGCCGGATCGGTGGTGGCCAGCCATACCGCGGTATCGGCGCCCTCGTCGGCGGTGCGCATCGCCGGCCGTAGCGCGGAACTGAAGCGGGGGAGGGCCGCGGTGATCCCGGGGGTGTCGACCCAGCCCGGGTGCATACTGTGCACGCTGACCCCGTGATCGGCCAGGCGTCCGTCCAGGAGCGGCCCGAACGCCACCTGGATGCGTTTGGTGCGGGCATAGGCGGTGGCGCCGCGGTAGTCGCCGCCGCGGTACTGCGGATCGTCGACGGGCAGCGGCTGGGCGTACATACCGCCCGACGCGACGAAGATGATCCGAGCGTCGCCGGAGGCCGCCAGCAGCGGGGTGAGCCGGTCGGTGAACCGCAACGGTCCGAGGACGTGGGTGGCCAAGGTCAGTTCGTTCCCGGCGGAGTTCTCGGCCCGGTCGGTGGGTAGCACACCCGCGTTGTGGACGAGCACGTCCAGCGCCTCGTGCCGCTCGGCGAGGGTGCGAACGCAGGTGTCGACGCTGGCGGGTTCGGAGATATCGCAGACAGCCAGCTCCACCTCGGCGCCGGGGACGGCGTCGAGGATCTCGCGCCGGGCTCGCTCGCCGCGGCCCGGATCACGAACCGCGAGCACGGTGCGGGCGCCCAGTCCCGCGAACCGGGTGGCGATCGATTTGCCGATTCCCGAGTTCGCGCCGGTGACCAGCGCCGTTTTCCCGTCCAGCGCGTCGGTGGGTGGATCGTCGCGAGTCCAGCAGACCTTGCGCAGGTGGTAGCCGAGGCGGGTGTAGCCGGGCACTATCGCCCGGTCGAGAAGAGTATCGACTGTTCGGATCATTGATCACACCTCATCTCGTCTGGCCAGCACGAACTGCTCGACACCCAGGTAGCCGCTACGGAACCCCGCCGCGGCGTAGGCCAGATAGAACCGCCACATCCGCTGGAACACGGGGTCGAAGCCGAGCGCGCTCACCTGGTCGGTATACCCATCGAAGCGCTCCTGCCACAGGTAAAGGGTGTGCGCGTAGTGCTCGCCCATCGAGAACCGCTCCGCGACTCGCAGGCCGGTGCCGCGGGCGACGGTATCGGCGATCAAACGGGTGGACGGCAGGAAACCGCCGGGGAAGATGTACTTCTGGATCCAGGTGTAGGTGTTGCGGGTGGCGCGCATGCGATGGTCCGGCATGGTGATCGCCTGTAGTGCCGCCCGGCCACCGGGGGCCAGCAGCTTCTCGATGGTCCGAAAGTAGATATCGAGATATTCGCATCCGACAGCTTCGATCATCTCGACGGAAACCACGGCGTCGTACTCACCGTCCACCAGGCGGTAATCGAGTAGGTCCACCTCGACGAGGTCGGCCGCGCCGGCCGCTTCGATGCGGGTCAGCGCCAGGTCGCGCTGTTCGGTCGAGAGGGTCACCGAGCGCACCCGAGCACCGCGTTGGGCGGCACGGATAGCCAGCGCGCCCCAGCCGGTGCCGATCTCGAGTAGCCGGGTACCGGGACCCACCCGCGCCGCGTCCAGAATGCGATCGATCTTCCGGTACTGGGCGTCGGTGAGGTCCCGCCATCGCGGAGCGGGCTCGGTGGAGAGGAACAGCGCACTCGAATAAGTCATCGTCTCGTCGAGGAACAAGCCGAAGAACTCGTTGGACAGGTCGTAGTGATGTGCGACGTTATCGCGGCTGTTGGCCCGGGTATTGCGTTCGGAACGGGGGTGTTTCGCGACGTAGAGTCCGCGCAGGGTCTGCAGGACCGGCGGGACCAGGTTCTCGATGTTCCCGGCGAGCACAGTGAGGACGGCCGCCGGATCCGGTGCCGACCAGTCACCGGCCATGTACGACTCGCCGAAACCGATCAGCCCGGCCGTGCCGAGCCGGACCGCGAAATCGTCCGGCCGATGCAGGACGAGCACGGGGGCCGCCGCATCGCCGGGATCCTTACCGAGGACGGTGCCGTCCGGATACTCGACGCGCAGCGGCAACCGGGACACCGCCCGCCGGAAGAGCCGCCGCGCTACAGCGGCGGTGACCGCTGCCCAGGTGCTTGCGGGGAGCCGCTCGATTTCGGGCCAGTGGAGAGTGAGCGGTGGGGTCGTGGTCGGCAGTTCGGTGGTCACCGGGACGGCTCCTCGATCGGCGAGACAGTACGGGGAACGACAGGTAGACCGCGTAACCAGAGCCGAAGACCCTGGACGCGGATACGGGCCGCGACGGCGAGCGGCGCCAGCGGCATGGTCAGGGCCGCGGCCAGGATCGCGCGGGTGGTCGCGGGCCGGCATTCGCCGGTCATCGACGCGGTGAGCACCGGATGGTCACGGTGCAGCGTGATGGACAGGCGCAGCCGGTCGTCGGGCTCGGGCAGCGCCATCCGGTACCGGCCGGACACATCGTTGAACGGTGATACATAGAACTGTTTGCCGATTTCGGCGCGGTCGTGTTCGTCGGTCCGCAGCAGGTACCGGTGCCGGCCGCGGTAGGTGTTGTGTACCTCCGCCACCACACATACCGGTGTGCCGGTACGGTCGCGGCACCAGTAGAGGGTGAGCGGATTGAACACGAACCCGAGTACCCGAGCGCTGGTCAGCATGAGGATCCGGCCGCCCGGCAGCTCGATTCCGTGCGCGTCCAGGAAGGTGTCGATGTTCTCGCGCAGGCTGCGATCCGGATCGCCGAGGTGATCGTCGGCGCGGAAACGGGCCAGCGGGCGCAGCGGGCGGGGGAGTCGCGGCAGATCGTCGAGATCGACGAGCCAGCTGTAGCTGCGATACCGGAACCGGTGCCGCACCGGCGTATGGCGCACGTGGTCGATGGTCGTGTAGGCGAGCCGGGCGGTCATGACGTCGATACGGGCCGTAGGGCGCGGTCGGGCCAGCGGGCGCCGAGCCGTTCGGCGGCTCGCAGCCCCGACAGCGCGCCGTCTTCGTGGAACCCCCAGCCGTGATACGCACCCGCGAAAGCGATACGGTCGCAGCCGATCTCACCCAGGCGCCGCTGAGCGGCTACGGAATCAGGGGTGTACTGCGGATGTTCGTAGACCATCCGGTTCAGCACCGCGGCCGGGTCGATCCGGTCCTCGTCGCCGAGAGTGACCAGGAATCGGGGTTCGGCGGATTCGCCGAGCCGGTGCAAGCGGGTGAGGTCGTAGCTCACCAGGACCCGGTCCGGTGTCGCGTCGCAGCCGGGCAGGCGGTAGTTCCAGGAAGCGCGGGCCCGCGTGGCCGCGGGCAGTACCGAGTCGTCGGTGTGCAGGACGGTCCGGTTCACCGAATAGGGCAGCGCGGACAGGACCGCGCCTTCGGCCGGGCTGGGTTCGGCGAGCATCCGCAGCGCCTGGCCGGGATGGGTGGCGATCACCGCCGCATCGAAGACGCCGACCTCGTCGCCGTCGTCGCGGATGGCGACTCCGTCGGCGAGTCGGGTCACCGCACGCACCGGAGTGGCGGTGCGGACCGTGTCGAGTCGTTCGGCGACGGCTCGGACATAGGTGGCCGATCCGCCGGTCACGGTGCGCCAGGTGGGTGAGCCGAAGACGGTCAGCATGCCGTGGTGTTCGAGGAAGGTGAACAGGTAGCGGGCGGGGTACCGCAGGGCGGTCACCGGATCGCAGGACCAGACCGCCGAGACCAGTGGTGTCAGGAAGTGGCTGATGAAATAGTCAGAGAACCGGCCCCGCCGGCCGAATTCACCGAGTGTCAGCTCTCGCGTGGGGTCGGCGTCGAGTTCGGCTCGCGCCAGCCGGTGGAATCGAGGCACTTCGGCCAGCAGCCGGAGATACCGGCCGCTGGTGAGGGTGCCCGGTCGGGGGAACAGGCCGCCGAGACCTCGGGCGCCCGCGTATTCCAGGCCGCAGCCGTCACACCGGACCGACATGCTCATATCGGTCTCCTGGGTCCGGACCCCCAGGTCGGCGAACAAGCGGAGCAGGGTCGGGTAGGTGCGGTCGTTGTGCACGATGAACCCGGTATCCACCCCGACTTCGCGGCCCGTGCTCATCCGAACCGAATGTGTGTCGGCATGGCCGCCGAGCCGGGGATCGGCTTCGTAGAGGGTCACGCGCGCCGAGCCGGAGAGGACCCAGGCGGCGGTGAGACCGGCCACGCCGCTGCCTACCACCGCGACCCGTCGTACGGACCGGTCCGTTCTGCCCTGCTCGACCATCACACTCCTCCGCTCGGCGGCCGCGGGCCGCTTCTCTGCATCGAGTATGCATCGTTTCATGGATGATGGCGACCTCGGGGGCAAATACACGACCGAACGGGTACCGTGCCGCGAGGTGGTTCGCCCTGGCCGGGGCGACGGATGGGTGTGGTGGGAAGCGTGCGGGCGGGAGGCTCAGCCGAGTCGCCGGACCGCTTCGGGAAGACTCGTCAGGCGTTCGACCGCCGCCGGAAGGATGACCGCGTCCCAGCCCGCGCCGCCGACGAACACCCGGGCCCCCGCCGCGGTGCCCGCCCGCACGCTGGAGGTGAGCGCCGTCGACTCGTGCTGCGACCACAGCACCAGGTCGGCGGGGCGGTCCAGCCGGGCCAGCGTGTCGGTCAGGGCGGCGGTGGGCACATCCGCCCCGAGCATCTGCGCGCCGATCTCGCGTTCGGCGAGCGCGGCATGCAGCACCTCCAGCGGAAGGGCGTGCGTTTCGCCGCCGGTGCAGGCGAGCACGATAGGCCTGGGACGCAACCGGTCCGGCGGGTTGTTGCGGTGCAATGCCGAGGTGATGCACCACGACAGCAGATGCTCGACATCGATGCAGCCCTCGCCGCCGAGCTGGCGGGCGACGATATCGGCGAATGCGGGGCGGCACAGCCGTTCCCAGGTGTCCACCACGCCGTCCGCTCGCAGGTTCGCGGTCAATTGTGCCGTCACCGAGCGGTAGTCGAGGGCGAACGCGGCGGTCAGCAGCGAGGCCGGGTCGCCGGGTGCTGGTGCCGGGGATCGCACCGCAGCGGCGGCGCCGGCCGCGGTGGCGCCCCCACGGATGAGTTCGAGCATCCGGTTCAGCTGGGCGATATCGGCTTCGGTGTACAGGCGGTGGGTCCCCGGCCGGTGCGCGGTGGGGCCGATTTCGTAGCGACGGTTCCAACTGCGCAGGGTCGCGGTGGGGATACCGAGCCGACCGGCGACCGCGCGGACGGTGTAGCCGGCCGCGTCGGTGGCGGAGGCGGAACCGTCGGGCATCGTCTTATTCTGCCTGTTCCGATTCGCGGTCCCGGGCCGACCCGGGACGTCGGCGTAGGAACGGCGTCCGGTCGGCCGCGCTCACCGCGTCCTCGTCGCGGTCAGGCCTGCCGCGCCGCACAGCAGGCCCCAGCCCGCGGCCACCGCCACGGCCTTGGTGCGTTGCGGCCGCCCGCGCAGCGCCACGGCGAGGACGCCGGCGTCGGAGAAATCGGCGAGGACCCGGCAGCCCGTGGCGACCCGCAGGGCGGCCGGGGTGGGTGCGAGGGCTATGCCGAGACCCGAGGCGAGATCCCGGCAGGCGGTGGTGCGCGCCAAGGCGCGGCGGCCGGGGTCGTCGTCGTGCCAACCGCAGGGCCCTAACAGCACGGCGGGGCGGATGGCCACGATAAGTCCGTAACACGCCGTAGCCGCTCCCATGAACCGGGCGAATCCAATGGCTACCATCGTTCCTCCTGTGCCGACTGGGTACGCATCGATTATGCATCCATATTGGTTAGTGTGGTCACACATCGCCGAACACTTAGGAGTTTTCCGTGACAGCACATCGCGCAGTTCGCCGCACCGCCGGCCTCGTGGCCGCCCTCATGACCTTCGGCGCCCTCGCCTCGGGCGCCGGGGCGATCGCCCAACCGGCACTGCCCCCCGGCCCGGCGCCCGTGCCGGCACTGGACCTGAACAGGTACCTCGGTGTCTGGAACCAGCTCGCCGCCGTGCCTCAGCCGTTCAACCTCGAGTGTGCGCGCGATACCCGCGCGGAGTACACACTCGATCCGCAGGGCAATATCGCCGTCCACAACTCCTGCACCACCTGGTCGGGCGGTACGAACGAGATCCGCGGAACCGCGAAGGTGAACGATCCGGTGACCGGAGCCCAGCTGCACGTCAGTTTCCCCGGGGTGCCGAGCCAGGACATGCTCGACGGCCCGACGAACTACATCGTCACCGCCCTCGCGCCCGATTACTCGTGGGCGCTGGTCACCGACCCGACCCGGCTGTCCGGGTTCGTGCTCTCCCGCTCGGCCGCACTGGACGCATCGACCTGGGATCAGGTGAAGTCCGCCATCACCGCGGCGGGCCAGTCGCCGTGTATGTACCTGACCTCGCCGACCACCGGCGGTCTCACCGATATCGCGCCGCTGTGCCTGCGGTAGCGGCCCGCCTACTTTCCGAATCGAGACAGGCGGTCGCCGCGATGACCCGCCGCGTGACCAGTAGTACGGGCGCCGCCGGTGTCCCGCTGGATAATGCCGGGTATGGCAGACGACTGGAACGACCGGATCATCACGGAATTCCGGGCCAACGAGGGCCGGGTCGGCGGGCCGTTCGAGGGTGCACCGATGGCACTGGTGCACCACCGTGGTCGGCGTACCGGCCGTGAATCGGTGACGCCGATGATGTACATGGCCGATGAACAGGCCCCGGAGGACCTGGTCTACGTATTCGCCAGCAAAG is a genomic window containing:
- a CDS encoding cobalt-precorrin-6A reductase, which encodes MRILLLGGTGEARELARLLTGEREHEIVSSLAGRVSDPVRPVGEVRIGGFGGVEGLRKWLEDNRTELVVDATHPFAATMTAHAAQATAQLGVPMIRLNRPGWTAEPGDRWYRVPDLAAAASTSTELGDRILLTIGRQGIAAFAGYPRPWYLIRTIDPPEGPLPPRHEILSARGPFTVDEESGLLARHRIGVVVTKDSGGTATTAKLTAARTAGIPVVVVDRPPLPSGVTVAGTVEEVREALSACTTENPAGGSAEDR
- a CDS encoding PadR family transcriptional regulator, which encodes MVNGKQKRPLNSTAASLLGFLHEGPMSGWDLVTTAQDTIGDFWTITQSQVYRELAAMDTAGLVVKGETGARERTPYRITDAGRAEFAEWIARDPNPETIRFPLLLTLHFGGHLEGAHLTSIIDSARKIHQERLDRYRAEATVPDLPSHSRATLEFGIGYERAVLDWFDRLPEILGS
- the cobJ gene encoding precorrin-3B C(17)-methyltransferase, encoding MTVRAGKLWGVGLGPGDPELVTVKAARVITDADVIAFHSARHGRSISHGIAEPYLRPGQLEEHLIYPVTTETTDHPGGYQGAIDEFYTAAAERLAAHLAAGRSVALLAAGDPLFYSSYMHMHRRLADRFETEIIPGITSVSAASAALGTPLVEGEQVLTVLPATLPADELTRRLADSEAAAIMKLGRTYPAVRKALADSGRLDRAYYVERASTGRERVLAAGDVDDSQVPYFAITIVPGPEPTTPIPAGPAATGAEPVERAGRTRISEAISGSDASGVGEVVVVGLGPGDTRWTTPEVTAALAAATDLVGYATYIDRVPVRPGQRRHSSDNRVESERAAMALDLARRGGRVAVVSSGDPGVFAMAAAVLEESADPQWAGVPVRVLPGMTAANAVASRVGAPLGHDYATISLSDRLKPWDVVAARLAAVAAADMAIAVYNPASSKRTWQVGAMKDILLEHRAPETPVVLGRDVGGPQESVRVMTLGELEPAEVDMRTLLIVGASTTAVVDTDGETRVYTARRYLT
- a CDS encoding precorrin-8X methylmutase, giving the protein MPDTRTSYVTDAAEIYRRSFSIIRDEAELARFPADIAQVVVRMIHGCGQVDLAGDVLFTPGVVAAARAALRAGAPILCDANMVASGVTRARLPADNEVLCLLRDPRVPELAAELGTTRSAAALELWRERLDGAVVAIGNAPTALFHLLDMIAAGAPKPAAVLGIPVGFVGAAESKEALAASRGVEYLTVRGRRGGSAITASALNAIASEAE
- a CDS encoding SDR family NAD(P)-dependent oxidoreductase, coding for MIRTVDTLLDRAIVPGYTRLGYHLRKVCWTRDDPPTDALDGKTALVTGANSGIGKSIATRFAGLGARTVLAVRDPGRGERARREILDAVPGAEVELAVCDISEPASVDTCVRTLAERHEALDVLVHNAGVLPTDRAENSAGNELTLATHVLGPLRFTDRLTPLLAASGDARIIFVASGGMYAQPLPVDDPQYRGGDYRGATAYARTKRIQVAFGPLLDGRLADHGVSVHSMHPGWVDTPGITAALPRFSSALRPAMRTADEGADTAVWLATTDPAPLSGHFWHDRRIRDEHYLRNTRYPESELLSLWEYCLAEAEVALHPH
- a CDS encoding class I SAM-dependent methyltransferase, with translation MTTELPTTTPPLTLHWPEIERLPASTWAAVTAAVARRLFRRAVSRLPLRVEYPDGTVLGKDPGDAAAPVLVLHRPDDFAVRLGTAGLIGFGESYMAGDWSAPDPAAVLTVLAGNIENLVPPVLQTLRGLYVAKHPRSERNTRANSRDNVAHHYDLSNEFFGLFLDETMTYSSALFLSTEPAPRWRDLTDAQYRKIDRILDAARVGPGTRLLEIGTGWGALAIRAAQRGARVRSVTLSTEQRDLALTRIEAAGAADLVEVDLLDYRLVDGEYDAVVSVEMIEAVGCEYLDIYFRTIEKLLAPGGRAALQAITMPDHRMRATRNTYTWIQKYIFPGGFLPSTRLIADTVARGTGLRVAERFSMGEHYAHTLYLWQERFDGYTDQVSALGFDPVFQRMWRFYLAYAAAGFRSGYLGVEQFVLARRDEV
- a CDS encoding DUF1365 domain-containing protein, producing MTARLAYTTIDHVRHTPVRHRFRYRSYSWLVDLDDLPRLPRPLRPLARFRADDHLGDPDRSLRENIDTFLDAHGIELPGGRILMLTSARVLGFVFNPLTLYWCRDRTGTPVCVVAEVHNTYRGRHRYLLRTDEHDRAEIGKQFYVSPFNDVSGRYRMALPEPDDRLRLSITLHRDHPVLTASMTGECRPATTRAILAAALTMPLAPLAVAARIRVQGLRLWLRGLPVVPRTVSPIEEPSR
- a CDS encoding NAD(P)/FAD-dependent oxidoreductase; the encoded protein is MVEQGRTDRSVRRVAVVGSGVAGLTAAWVLSGSARVTLYEADPRLGGHADTHSVRMSTGREVGVDTGFIVHNDRTYPTLLRLFADLGVRTQETDMSMSVRCDGCGLEYAGARGLGGLFPRPGTLTSGRYLRLLAEVPRFHRLARAELDADPTRELTLGEFGRRGRFSDYFISHFLTPLVSAVWSCDPVTALRYPARYLFTFLEHHGMLTVFGSPTWRTVTGGSATYVRAVAERLDTVRTATPVRAVTRLADGVAIRDDGDEVGVFDAAVIATHPGQALRMLAEPSPAEGAVLSALPYSVNRTVLHTDDSVLPAATRARASWNYRLPGCDATPDRVLVSYDLTRLHRLGESAEPRFLVTLGDEDRIDPAAVLNRMVYEHPQYTPDSVAAQRRLGEIGCDRIAFAGAYHGWGFHEDGALSGLRAAERLGARWPDRALRPVSTS
- a CDS encoding MerR family transcriptional regulator, encoding MPDGSASATDAAGYTVRAVAGRLGIPTATLRSWNRRYEIGPTAHRPGTHRLYTEADIAQLNRMLELIRGGATAAGAAAAVRSPAPAPGDPASLLTAAFALDYRSVTAQLTANLRADGVVDTWERLCRPAFADIVARQLGGEGCIDVEHLLSWCITSALHRNNPPDRLRPRPIVLACTGGETHALPLEVLHAALAEREIGAQMLGADVPTAALTDTLARLDRPADLVLWSQHESTALTSSVRAGTAAGARVFVGGAGWDAVILPAAVERLTSLPEAVRRLG
- a CDS encoding lipocalin family protein; the encoded protein is MTFGALASGAGAIAQPALPPGPAPVPALDLNRYLGVWNQLAAVPQPFNLECARDTRAEYTLDPQGNIAVHNSCTTWSGGTNEIRGTAKVNDPVTGAQLHVSFPGVPSQDMLDGPTNYIVTALAPDYSWALVTDPTRLSGFVLSRSAALDASTWDQVKSAITAAGQSPCMYLTSPTTGGLTDIAPLCLR